cggctgctcagccatggaaatccatttcatgaagctcccggcgaacagttcttgtgctgacgttgcttccagaggcaatttggaactcaatagttagtgagtgttgcaaccgaggacagattatttttacgcgcttcagaaCTCGAccgtcccattctgtgagcttgtgtggcctaccacttcgcggctgagctgttgttgctcctagacgtttccacttcacaataacagcacttggagttgacttgttggaaaggtgacatcctatgacatGACCGTGctatgttgaaagtcactaagctcttcagtaaggccattctactgctaatgttcgtctatggaaattgcatggcggtgtgctcgattttatacacctgtcagcaacgggtgtggctgaaatagctgaatccactcatttgaaaagttgtccacatacttgtgtatatatagtgtatgtctaGTGTATGTCTATCAGTTCACAATCAGGCATAACACTAGCACATTGGACTGGAAATCAAAGTCATTCCTCAGTGAATTTTCTTCATTCCTAATTTTCTATCCATTCATCTAATCTACTCTTTCTATTATACTCTTCATCCATCCATCGCCTCAGCATACCAAACTCACCTAGGATCTTACAGACGTTGTCACAGTTCTGAGTGATCTCATTAAGCCACCTCTTCACGTTCACAAACGACTCTGGGTTGGTGACGTCGTAAACAATAATCACACCGTGGGTATTTCTGTAATACCTGGTAGGAGAAGCAGGGAGAAAGTGGAAAACAGCAAAGGGTTGTAAAGAGTACTGTATAAAAACAGGAAATCGCTGCATTGTTTTTCGGGTGATAGTTATCGTTGGCTGGCACTCTGTCCCGGGCTGGTATCAATAGCACTTAACTGAGTTAATGACTATAAAACTGAAAGAATGAAACTAACTGAAATTGAGCCTAAATCCAAACCAACTATGGTGATAAACAGCGTTTGTATTGATATATAGCTTCTATACGTGTAGATAGATCATTGATATAGATGATAGATTACGTTGAGGTGATGGTCCTGAAGCGCTCCTGGCCCGCCGTGTCCCAGATCTGCAGTTTGACTCGCTCCCCGTCGATGTCCACCGTACGGATCTTAAAGTCCACGCCGATCGTAGTGATGTAGCTACCTGCAGGCCAAAGCAGCAAGGTTagaaacacacacgcatacacacaacaTGCTAAGCACACATTCACAATCTtgaagaaaacattttaaaaaaacacaGTTCCTAACCACTCACACATTCAAATCGTTTAATAGTATATATTGACCAGATAGAGAGCAGCAACTCACCAGAGAAGGAGTTATCTGCAAATCGTAGTAGTAGACTGCTTTTCCCTACATCTAGAACAGAGAGGTTAGACAGGGATGAGAGATTAGGTGATTAGGCCTTTCTTCATTCACTTCTGAGTAGACAGTACCAGGCTACCTACTGTCCCATTACTAGTAGCCTACATATGGCAAGTCACATCACTACAGCATGGGTAAATGTTTTAAAATCTATCATATTGTCTGAAGAGTTAGAGACAAATATGTCTCCTTTGTAAGTCATCAGAGCTGTAAGCTTGGTGAGTAAGTAGGCATGTTCATCACAGTCACCCAATGATAAGCAGATTGACTGATATTTGCTGTGTTACTAAGGAGATTGAGCAGGAATATATATTAGTCTAATTCTTTAAATCACAACTCACACAATATGAGCTGCCTGCTAAACATCAGTGTAACAGCACAGCACACTTGAATTACACTACTATTTTAACACAGACAGAGTAAGCACTAAGGGACCACAGGAACTTTGTATGAAAATGGAAGTTAAGATGCACTGACTGGAGTCTCCAATGATGAGCAGTTTGAAGAGATGGTTGTAGTCCTTTCCCGGCCCCGCCATTTCTGCAGACAGTGCTGTTGGTTTCAGTAATCCTCTCCCAATAAATGCAGTTCCACAGGAACAGATTCCAGTCTTCCCAAATCCCAGGATGAAACAGTCTCCCCCCAACGCTACCAGTTCAGAATGGAAGAAGATTTTGTACAGAAAACATCCAAAAAACACTTACATTGCAATTTTATTTCCATTTGATTTTCCAGATCAGTTCTAGTCCAGAATTCTAACTCAATATTACAAACTATTCCTGTTACCTTGCAAGTGCAATAATTACCAGTTAAATCAAGTGTATTTCCAGTTTAGTACATGGCATTCCGTTGTCGTGCTTAGGCCTCGGTTGGTTCTGGTTCCACCTCAGTTCCAGTTCCTCCCACTAACTCCAGTAGGGGATTCCCAGTTATTTGCAGCACCACATTCCGACTCATCACAGGTTTACCTAAGTTCTCTTTCCATCAGTCCAGTAAAGTGTTTTTCCCCCTTAAAGTTGGGCTGCAGTGGCAGACGGTGAAGGACTTCTGACACGTTAAACTCTACACAAGGGCAAAGAGACTATCCTCATCAAATTGCGTTCTGGCAGTCAGTCACTACATCCATGAGCGTCTGAAAGTGCTCAGTTGTTGGTCTGTGTCCAAGGTAGACGGATTGTTGTTGCTAGATTAGCTAATACTTAGATATCCCAGTGGGTAGCCTATGGATGTGAGGATTCACGTCACTGCTCTTCTCAGTTAGCTCTTTTGCTTATCCCACAGTCTCACTGTCATCTCTGCGTCAAGTTATCACGCACCTCTTACAAGAAACAAAATAACAGGCAGAGGGGCCTGAAAGGTTGTACAAGCAGAGACcaaaagcaaaaacctgagaggatGAAGTTCTTCCTCTTTCAATCTACAGTCCATGCAACGTTTTCATCCATTGAACTGCTTCAGTCTCAATCCCTTGGTTTCACTTCCTCTCTGAGCTCTGGGTGGAGAAATGGTGGGCGCCTTCACAGTATTTGGTTTGTTTCAGGCTTTCCTCAGCTCCCTTGTTTGGACCATACCCTGAAAAAGAACGTCTGTATGGAACATTTATCAATGACAATATACAGGGACAGAGTGAGGAGACAAGCTGTAGTCTGTCATTGTCAAAACTTCCCTGACTGTATGCCAACCCTGTCCCTGTATGCACCCTCCCTTCCCTGTTCACTAGAACAGCTGTCTCTAAATTTAACGTTTCCAACCGTTTGCCCTCTCTCCACACACTCATTAAATATAGGCCAATACGAACCACAAATATAGGCCTATATTAACCACATGAAACATCAGCCTGCATGTATGGTTGAAGGTGAGCTGGATTAGGAAGAAGTTAAAACAAATGTTGGGGGAAATGTTACATGGTTAAATAGTAGAGGATATAGGTATCATTGAAACATACTTTTTCTTTGATATTCACTAAGTGACTAAAGTATTTTCAGGGACAACTCAAGAATCCCTGAAGTCTGTCCGCGTCGCCGATTTAGGGCGAAAGAATAGAAAAGACTGAGGACAGTTTTTTGTTCCATAATAAAAACAGGAAAGAGTACATGGGGCGAGCAAGTTAGTTCTTGAAATTGAATCCTGACACATTGGTACAAAGTTAAAATATTTGCTAGGGCTTCTTCTTCATCGTGATTATCAATGAAAGCATTACTGAAAATCCTGGGAAAGTGTCCCTCCCTAGTCCCTACAATCGTCAGCTGTCTGTGGAAAAACAAGCTGGCTAGGTCGCAACAATAACACTCTTCGTAAATTAGGTACAATCGCAAACTACTCAAAAACAGTTGATGACACAAACCACAACGTTGGATTTAGTTTAAACCATAGAAATGTGGGTTTAACACACTTACCTACCATTTAACCAGAGGACATTATCAGCAGCTAGGATCAGCAGTGACTGTCTGTGCTGAGGCTAGATTCGTTTGTATCCGGTATCTTTGGGGATTGCCGTTAGCAAGCCGCTCGCCCACAGACGAAGTTAAAAGTTACTTTCTCCTGGAAATGTGATTAACGCAAAACACAACTCGGCTAGATAACGGTATAGGAATAATTCCTCTAGAGTAGCTAAGTTTCTATGCGTATTTCAAACGCGTCGTGCTACAAAATGATCAATTGCCATCACCAAAACGACGACTTGTGCAATTGGTCAGTCCGAAGAAGAAATACGAGGATCTGTTGACCGTTCCAGACGTCTTGGTTCCGGGGAGGGATGACTCAGGAAAGTTCGGAGCTTTAGACTAGTCCACGGCCCGACGTCTTCAGGCCACACCTGAGTGTTGTTGAGTCACTTTCATCCAAATCATgtgcttctccctcctctctgttcatCCCATCTCCCTTCTTGCTCAATGTGCTTTATCTTGTCTCATCAATACATACAAAACACGAAATAGGGCTGTTTGTACTATACTTGTTTAATGGGATTGTTGTAGTATTTGGCAGGGTTACTTACACTCGCTGCAAATATGAAATAGGAAAACTGGGGAGGGAACCCAATATTCTAGAAATCTAAATGGAGTAACCCAAGACTTTATGTAGACAAGACATACAGATATTTCAGACAATTTATTCCTTCAGAGCATAAAACCGGGGCAAATTTATCAAGACTGAAGCACAGATATGGAAAAGTGATCAAAATATTTTATTATCATAAAAAAACAAATCCTGGAATGGGCATCCTTTGAACAAGAGAGGCATGAGTTATGTACAGAATAGTGTAGTACAATTATCCAAGACAGCACATTATGAGCTTaaatggggttgtgtgtgtgtgtgtgtgtcctcagaaAGACAGCGAGAAGGTTCTGTAGGACAGGTTGGTGAATACATCTATCTGGTGACTGCTTCCACCTACTGTGAGCACCTGGAACAGCAAAGAAACAGCAAAGAAAACAGAAGACAACATGACAACCACGTCCTTCATACACTGAAAACCACCACAAAACTCAACCATATCAACAGACCATATCAAAACTGAATATCAATTATACCATGTACTGAAGCTTTGATGTGGACAAAACTATTTATTACATTGTAGTCATTAGTAGACGCTCTATACCACAGTGCCTTACATTAGTGAGTGCATAATTACTTTACTTTTTCGTACTGGtaccccatgggaatcaaacctacaaccctggcgttgcaagcgccatgctctaccaacgaaGCCACACAGGATTTGTGAACGAGAACAGGAAGACCACAAGCGGGACGAGCAAAGAAGGAAATTTAACCTGAGGGGTTGGATGAGTAACGGAGTGTTCAGATGGTTTGTCTAAACGACTCTCACCCTGTTATCAGTGCTGTTGAGGTTCAGTGCCAGCGTGTTGAGGGAGTGGGGGGTGCAGGGGATCTGAGCCTTTACCTCTCCCCCCAGGAGACAGTGGGACACACACTGGCCCTCGCCCACCGACAAGATCTACAGGCGGGAGAGAGTTCACAaatgcacacagacagacggactaGTGTCTACAGTTAGAGAAAGACAAACCAATAAAAAACTCTTTCTCCCTTCCCACGCAGTCTgacccacacacaccctgaagattacacacacacacacacacacacacacacacacgcctcaccATGTCCTGGTAAAAGTTGGCTTGTCGCTGGCATCCGGCGAGAGGGAAGATGGAGGTGGGTGACATGGAGCGGAGGTGccatagagagagggatgggccTCCTCCACAGAGCTGGTGGGGGAAAATAAGGGACAGGGGTTAGGGAGAATTATTTAATTACATTAAAGGAGATAAAATTGCAGGAGGAAATGCTGAGTAATGTTACAGTATCTGCATTGCAAATAATTTCATCCTGAAGGAGTAAAAAGACATCAGCGCGAGGCATTCCACAGGTGGAGTTGACCTTGGCGACTGTTCTAATGATTCGCCACAGCAACCACACTGATAACATAAGTGCCACATTTCAGACTGAGGTACTGAACAAGTCATTACAAtttctagaaagagagagagagctcatccTATGGGGAAGGGACTGTTGACTAATTGCAAGGGCTGCCCTTTCCTCACCATCCAATCAGATTCTGTCGTCAGGCAGCTGATCCACTTGCCATATTGGGGGCGGGCGCATTcctagaaagagagggggagtgagacagAAGTGAGAAAGATTTAGTTTGTAATTTGATGTGTATTTTGTTCAGCAATCTGCAGAAAGGTGCCTTATAATATGGATGTCaaacgttcagcctgctgcataGGCCCTAGGCAGGCTCTAGTGCAGATCACCCGTCTGGTTAAATTGTGTTTAGGAGCATTTTATCATCACTAAACAGTTAAACAAGTGAGAAATTACTATCATCCTAAATTAAGATAATTATTTTGCCATATCTAATTAAATGGATATTACCCAACTACACAAGCTAATGTTTTGACCACATCAAATTGGGGGGAATTACACATCCTTTTACCTCAGATTGGTGATGttagtataaaaaaaatgtatagtcaACACGATGACAAAAGATCAATTGCTTAAAACATATCAATATGTTTGATTTTGTACTGTTGATTTTGTCATAATCGCTGGGGTTCGCAGGACTTAGACGGCAGCCATCATTTTCTTTCTGAAATGGCATGGATGATTTGGCAGTTCTCTATAAAAGACGCTAGCCACACAACAATGCTCAAATTTGACAGTCAAACTATCACTTAAATAGCAGCCAACCGTTGCCACCGTTGATATCCTATAGAGGGTTGTGATTACAACAATGTATAGGTTATTCCAAGTTTCCGTGTGGCCTTGAATAGTGTTAGATTAAAACAGTGCGACACCCCAAACGTTGGCCCTGTTCTATAGATTTCAGCGTGATATCGATGGAATTGATTCACTAAAAAAGTGTGGCGTTACACTTACCGCGTTggcgacccacttgaatcaaaatacaacttcaaaatgtagctagctgtcttctacaaattgtcctctaaccagtgatgtatacattattcccagattccgtgtggtttttgagctgtgttAGTTTTAATAAGACATGCAACattattacattttagtaatttagcagacgctcttatccagaatgacttacagtagtgagtgtatacattttcgtattggtcccctgtgggaattgaacccacaaccttggcgttgcaagcGTCATGCTTTACCAACAACCTCACGAGACCTCATCTCCGTCCTCTCGTGCAACAATTGATGTCAACGTGATAATCGATAGGAGTGACTGACAAAAACAGTGTTGAGTTTGTCTTTCTGTTTTGGTGCCCCCTGTATCAAAATTCTACATtacaaaatgtagctgactgttcTGCAGGTTTTCCAGTGATGTAAAAATATATCCAGTTTCCATGTGTATTTTTAGCCGTGGTTGTTTCAACTGCGCATATACCCCCCCACCCCATCGATGAGTGATTTAATGTCACTTGACAAAATAACAGGGTTTTTGGTGcatgtgcagtttataaggtgctccTTGATTACTATTGTTGCACATGTATCTGTAGATTGGGCTATCAATATGTCTTGTCAACAGGAAGCAACAACATCATCATTTTCAACTTAGTTTTCGGAATATTTAAATTGAACTTtcaacattaatttccaatggcATTGTTCTTAAATCAGGTAACAACTGCTTAATTAGTACAAAAATAGGCTGTGATTGATTTATTTTGACGATATACCAGAAATCACCAAAACAGGTTTGTCCTGCCTACATATAAACATGTTTTTGATGAAGCAAAAAATATCTGAAATATACTTTTGTATGTAAGAAAAATGCTACATTATAACTTCTCTACATATGGAGGGTAGGGGCAGgcacccacaaatcccaatatCTTACCTCATATTTGTAGACTTCAATGCAGTGCACGGATTGGCCGGTCCTGTGGTCTGGAGGCGGAGTTCAGAGAGTGAGATACATGACAACGCTAGAGTATAATGTAATACAGCCATGCATTGATTCCAGATGTGTCAGTGACTGACAAGGGAACCTGAAGCAGTAATAGGTTGCTTCATCCGTCACTCACCCCATATCCTGACAGCGCCGTCCTCACCCCCAGAGAggatctccccctccctctctctcacactcagaCAGTGGATGTAGTCTGTATGACCCTGCAGAACTGactggggaagggagggagagcaaTTAAGAGATTGAACATAAAGGTTAAGTGTGGGATAGCGAGAGAgcgagggatgaagagagaaataagtggaagaaagagggagagagaagagaaattaAAAGAGATGTAGCAACGaagaatatttatgtaaatgttcaACATCACATTGCTGAATCTTGAGACAGAATCAAAGAAATGAATATTTCTCAAACCTTAAAGACACCACTTTCCAGATCCATTATGTGGATGTTATTGTCCCCTCCACCAATCACTAGACTgttctcctgagagagagagcgagagagataattTAATAGAGAACGTGTCTCAGTACAGTGAGGTACTTAATGAATCTGAAAAGGTGTCTGTGTACTCACTGTGGGATTGACAGTCATGGCATTGATCTCTGGGATCTCCAGGCtggatctgcaaagaggagcatttatgaacacacacacttgttGGCTACAAGCATCAGACAGCAAAGACAAACATCTGGAGATAAAATAACCAACACAAATGTACACAGTCTACACACAGACAAGCTTTCTTGTGTTTTCTCAAAACAAATGTACGGCTGATTGGTGCCTTACTTGTAATTTGGCCTCCTTGTCCAAGCAGCCTTGGTATtctggaaaagagagagacacagagacttgGTCCATCTCACATACCCTCATAGACTGTATAGAAATACATACTGTTCACACTAAACAGCCATTCATTTTGGTAGGCTTGCTTTATCTTGTAACGGCCGTACCCGCTTGATAAGCTCCGCCCAGCTCCATGCACTGATCTCTCCATTGCCGGCACTCAGGAGGTGAGAGTccgtggagaagagagagaagacggGCCCCTCGTGAGCTGAGAGAGAATAAATGAGTGAGGGGGAGAAATACAGAAAATTAAGAAATAGAAGAGGGGTAAaaaggagcagacagagagacaggtgtcACAACCTAGGGATGAAGGGTGAGATATAGCATTCAACACATGCTGTTTCACACTGGTGATCTACCATAAAGTAGCAAGAAGAGAATGTTTCAACACATCAAAGAAAAAGAACGACTGACCAGTAAATGTGAGGATGGGTGTCTGGCTCAGATCTGTAGCATCTGGGCTAAGCgctgaggagagactggggaaaatGATTTAAAATAGCAATTTACTGTAAATAACACAAGTAAATGAGATACTTGCGCGTCTCAGATAAAAATGTGCTTTATCCATTTAAATGATACATTTTTATTGCAGGGACAGGTTGATTACATCATCTCTGTTCATATCATTGTATTTGTCACTACTCAAAGTGCAGGCAGCCAGTAAACTACATGTCCTCGACTTCGCTCGGGCTCACCTGAACACCGCTATCTCGCCGTAGTTGTTGCCGGCGGCTAAGAAGCGACCACAGGGGGAGAAACTCTGAGAGAACACGGACATGTGGAGATGCTGGACGAAGAACAGTGACACATAGTTAATGTAATTAATTAATTTTATACAATAGCAGCATTTTAAAACATATTGAATGAGCATGATACAAGTATTGCTAGCTAGATGTTTAACGTTACAGTAACATTAGCTAACTAATGTAGATCGCTAGATGACTAATAACATGTCTGTAAGCGTTCATGTGGCTAGTGCAAACTAACTTAGCTACGATCACATTGCTTGCAATCGTGTTATCGGAACAGGCGACTTGATTGCATGGCTATTCCTGATAAGCTCAGAAGAAAACACTGCAAATGCATAAACGGTAGAAACTGTTACCTCGACAGGACCCATTGCGCAGACGAATATACAGTTTTAAGCGTCAGAAAATATAAATATTGCTGAACTCAACTAATATTTGAAAATGTCTTGTTTCCCCATTTAAACCAGTCGCCAAAATATGACGTCAGAGCACATTTTACAAGCATTCTGGGACATGAAGTCACTGATGCGATAGAAGctacagatagaacaatgagaatGAGACAGATATTATCGATTTGAGGTGGCCATATACCTTAGAAAATATGGTCGTAATCTTGCTAAGACCAGAAGCGCTGAGGAGGAAACGGTGATCATTAAGATAACTTCCCTTTCTCAGAGGTCCCGAACCGGCCTCTCGGGGGAGGAGAAAATGGAACTGATTGAGTTACAAAATAAACTGGATAacatatatagattaaataaactggttaatatatatagattaaaagcAGAAGGAGCCTTTATTAGATCTAGGAAAAAATGAATTGAGGGAGAACATAATTCATCCTATTTCTTTAGACTTGAGAAATTTCACTCTACAAATAACACTAACCATAAATTAAACATTGATGGTGTTATTACAGATGACAAAAAATGAATCACTAAATATTGTAGCAATTTTTACAGGAAATTGTATAGCTCTACATACTGTCAGGAATCCACAGATATGTTTTTTGACTCACTGAATAATGTTCACTCTATCAGtgatagttgaagtcggaaatttacatacacttaggttggagtcattaaaactcatttttcaaccactccacaaatttcttgttaacaagctatagttttggcaagtcggttaggacatctactttgtgcttgacacatgtaatttgtccaacaattgtttacagacagattatttcacgtataattcacagtatcacaattccagtgggtcagaagtttacatacactaagttgactgtgcctttaaacagcttggaaaattccagaaaatgatgtcatggctttagaagcttctgataggctaatagacaagatttgagtcaattggagatgtacctgtggatgtatttcatggcctaccttcaaactcagtgcctctttgcttgacatattgggaaaatcaaaagaaatcagccaagacctcagaaagaaaattgtagacctccacaagtctggttcatccttgggagcaatttccaaatgcctgaaggtaccatgttcatctgtacaaacaatagtacgcaagtataaacaccatgggagcacgcagccgtcataccgctcaggaaggagacgcgttctgtctcctagagatgaacgtaccttggtgcgaaaagtgcaaatcaatcccagaacagcagcaaaggaccttgtgaagatgctggaggaaacaggtacaaaagtatctatatccacagcagctgcacatggggacaaagctcgtattttttggagaaatgtcctctggtctgatgaaacaaaaatagaactgtttggccataatgaccatcgttatgtttggaggaaaaagggggaggcttgcaagccgaagaagaccatcccaacagtgaagcacgggggtgccagcatcatgttgtgggggtgctttgctgcaggagggactggtgcacttcacaaaatagatggcatcatgagggaggaaaattctgtggatatattgaagcaacatctcaagacatcagtcaggaagttcaagcttggtcgcaaatgggtcttccaaatggacaatgaccccaagcatacttccaaagttttggcaaaatggcttaaggaccacaaagtcaaggtattggagtagccatcacaaaggcCTGACTTCAagcccatagaaaatttgtgggcagaactgaaaaagagtgtgtgagcaaggaggaatgggccaaaattcacccaacttattgtgggaagcttgtggaaggctacccaaaacgtttgactcaaggtaaacaatttaaaggcaatgctaccaaatactaattgagtttgtaaacttctgacccactgggaacgtgatgaaagaaataaaagctgaaataaataattatttctattattctgacatttcacattcttaaaataaagacctaatgacctaagacagggaatttctactaggattaaatgtcaggaattgtgaaaactgagtttaaatgtatttggctaaggtgtatgtaaacttccgacttcaactgtagaatcTAAACAGTGTGATGAACCCATCAAAGTTGAAGAGATTTTAGAGTATCAAACATCTAAAGAACAATAAATCACCAGGTGTTGATGGAATTACTATAgaattttacaaattattttctgAACAAGTAGCTCCCTTCCCGTTTGAAGTCTTTTAAGAGAGTATTAAAAACAATGTTCTCCCTCCTACAATGAGTCAGGGGTTAACAACACTGATACTTAAGCCTAAAAAAGAAGTGCAGCTCATCGATAACTGGCGTCCAATTTGTCTTCTTAATAATGACTATAAGATGTTAGCCTTACTACTTGCAAAAATAATTAAAGAAGTCCTGGATGCAATCATTGATGAAACACAGTCTGGCTTTATGAGGAACAGACATATTTCTAACAATATCAGACTAGTATTAGACATACTTGACTACTCAGACCTAATAACCGAGGATAgcttcatattattattattttttttataaagcaTTTGACACAGTAGAGTATCAGTTCTTCTTCCACTCACTTGAGAAATTTGGCTATGGGGATTTTTTTCTGTAAGGCTATTAAGACTCTCTATACAAATGGTAACAGCACTTTCAAATTGAAATATGGCACCTCACCTAGATTTGAGTTAAAGAGAAGAATTAGGCAAGGTTGTCCTATCTCTCCGTACCTGTTTTTATTAATCACCGAACTTCTTACAAATTCTTTAAAT
This genomic stretch from Salmo trutta chromosome 32, fSalTru1.1, whole genome shotgun sequence harbors:
- the LOC115170796 gene encoding ras-related protein Rab-35 — translated: MAGPGKDYNHLFKLLIIGDSNVGKSSLLLRFADNSFSGSYITTIGVDFKIRTVDIDGERVKLQIWDTAGQERFRTITSTYYRNTHGVIIVYDVTNPESFVNVKRWLNEITQNCDNVCKILVGNKNDDPSKKQVDSQDAMRFGESVGVRVFETSAKENINVEEMFMAFTHMVLRTKKQSQSRAEREREREKETVDINSHRHRERRKRGKKCC
- the LOC115170793 gene encoding THO complex subunit 6 homolog, which gives rise to MGPVEHLHMSVFSQSFSPCGRFLAAGNNYGEIAVFSLSSALSPDATDLSQTPILTFTAHEGPVFSLFSTDSHLLSAGNGEISAWSWAELIKRNTKAAWTRRPNYKSSLEIPEINAMTVNPTENSLVIGGGDNNIHIMDLESGVFKSVLQGHTDYIHCLSVREREGEILSGGEDGAVRIWDHRTGQSVHCIEVYKYEECARPQYGKWISCLTTESDWMLCGGGPSLSLWHLRSMSPTSIFPLAGCQRQANFYQDMILSVGEGQCVSHCLLGGEVKAQIPCTPHSLNTLALNLNSTDNRVLTVGGSSHQIDVFTNLSYRTFSLSF